Part of the Pseudarthrobacter sp. L1SW genome, CGCTTCCTGCATGAGTTCCGCAATGTCGGTCCGTACCTGGTCCGCCTGGTCCTGCAGCTCCCGGGCTGCCTGGGCCGCATCAGCCTCTGCGGCCTGTGCTTCCGCCAGGGCGGCTTTGGCTTTCTCCAACGCCGGCGGTGACGCCGGCCGCGGGGTCTGGCGGACTGCCTCAAGCCGCGGCCTGTCCGGCTTGGCACGGGCGGTGCCGGCCGTCGTCGTGCGCGGTTTCCTGTCCGCTGTGGCTGCCGGCCTGGCCGGCGGAGCAGCCGGCGGCAGCGCCGAGGGCACGGCCACAACCCCTTCCAGGTCAACGGTGTTCATTCCGTCGGCAGACAGCGCGGTCAGGAGGCGCCCGCTCCGCACGGCGGCCGCCGCTCCCTCATCGGCCGTCAGGGCCCTAAGGGTCTCCTCGACGTCCCCCGCCACGGCATCGCTGAGGCCCCGGCCGTTCTCCTTGGCAACGGAGCGGGCAGTCTCGACGGCGGCGGCGAGCAGGGTGCGGCGCTCACGCCCCAGCTCCCGGAGTGCCCCGGCGTCCAGGGACGACTGTGCCTCGCGCATCCTGCCGCCAAGGTCCGCCAGCTCCGCGAGGACATCAGGCCGGTGCACGGACAGCATGTTGACGGCCCAGGCGGCGACTGACGGTTTCGGCAAGGCGCGCACTGCTGCTCCGAGTTCCTTGTCCAAACCGGCAGCGTCCTTGGCCGCGGCGGTACGCGCTGCAACGAAGTCTTCCATCGGCTTGGCGTAGAGCCCGCCCGCGATCCCTGCCAGGGCCTCGTCTTCCATGGACGCCATCTTAGGTGCCGCGGTTGCATCCAGCAGCCGCGGCGGGCGTTCAGTCCTTGCGGCGGGGGAGCGCGAGGATCGCGTCGCCTACGGGACGTTCACCTGACGCGTCGGAGGGGCGGTTCACCACCTGACCGCCCACGGCCATGGTGGTGGACCCGCCGCCGTCGAGGTTGATTGCGTCCACCATGCCCAGGGACCTGGCAACGTCTGCCGCCTCCTTGATGCTCAGGCCAAGGGATGCGGTCTGCCGCCCGTCGGCGGTGACCAAAAGCGTGCGGCCCTGGCCGTCAACGCCGGCGATGGTGCGCGGATTGCGCTTGTGCACCCAGCCGTAATAGAAGCTGTTGTTGTCCCCGCTGCGCACCATCCCGTCCCGCTTCACGGTGACATTTTCGGTGCCGCCGGACACCAGGACCGGGCCGCCGTTGACCACATCCGTGGACGCGTTGGTCTTCAAGGGTTTGCCGTCCCCGCTGACGAGGTCCGCATCGACGTCCAGGCGGGCGCCCACCGTTGCCAGGCTGCCCAGTGTGGCAACGTCGGCACCCGTGGCCTGCAGCGTTCGTCCCCCGGCGGGCACGGCCGTGCCCCGGGTGGTGCTGACCGCAGTGACGGTGCCGTGGCTGTCCAGCAGCACTTCCAGCCCCGGCCCGGACGGTGTGGCTGAGCCGAAGTCCTCCGTGAAGGCAATGACCTCGTCGGGGTCCGTGCAGGTGTAGTCGTGCAGCGGGAGGACGGTGGGGGCATCTCCCGTGCCGCCGCAGTTCCGGATGAGCCCGGGGACACGGTTGATGCCGTCCAGGGCCAGCGGCGCGTCCTTGGCGGCGCTGCCGGCGCCGGTGTCCTCGGGGGCGCCGCCCGGCGGGACGCTGTCTTCCGGGGCGCCGCCCGCCGCGGTGACGCTGCCGCGCCAGCCCAGCCGCTGGATGCTGGACTCGTTCTTCTTGCCGTCGATCACCAGCGAGGGCCGGTCACCGACCGGTTCGCTGAGGACCTCGCCGTTGACAACGGCCGTTCCCGCGGGGTCCCCGGGGGCGCCGGCCTTGGGGTCCAGGACGAAGTAGCCGCCGTTCATGCCGGCGAGTGCACCATCCGTGGCCGCCAGCTGGCTGGTGGTTTCCCGGTTCACCAGGTCGGAGCCGAACGTTGACGAAAGTTCGCCTTTGAACTGCTTCGGATCAATGGTGAGGACTTCCAGCTTCCACTGGCCCCTTGACTGGTCGGTGCTTCCGGCGTCCCCGTCCCACCCTGTGTAGAGGACAGAGGATGAGTAGCCGGCCGCCTTGATCCGCGCCACGGTCGCGGCGCCGTCGTCCTTTGTGGCGAACTGGCCGGCACGGACCCGGTAACCCAAGTCGCCGCCGGCACCGGCAAGTTGCGGGGACTGCACCTTTTCCACCCTGGCCGCCACGCCGGCGGCGGTGACTGCGTTGGCAACGGACTGGGCTTGCGCCTCACCGGACAGGGCCGACGACGGTGCGTCCGGATCGGGTGAATCGGCCGGAATGGCAACTTCAGCCGTCCAAAAAAGCGAAGGGTTGGGCGTTCCGCGGGTAATCGACGTGCGGGTCAGCCCCGGGGCCAGTTCCGTCACGTCGCGCGTTTCGGGCAGGTCCTGGGCGCCGAGGTTAAGTTCGACGGCGGGTAGGGCCTTTGCGTCCCCGGACGGGAGGGACGGGCTGGCTGCGGAAGGGCCGGCGGTGGTGAGGAAGGCGCCCGGAAGCCCGAGGACCAGGGCGGCGACGGCAGCCTTGACGGGGAGTTTGTGTGGGGATTCCATGCTGCGACCTTAGTGAGGCGATCAGCTGGAAGGCGAAGCCAAACGCCGGAGTTCAGCAGGTTGTGGCGGAGTGTTCACGGCTCGTTTCCGCTGGCGGCTGCCGCGCCGCTTCATCGCTTGTTTACCGGCGGGTTCCCTCGGAGCCCCCGGCGTGAGACCTCCTGTTCAGGGCTCCGGGGGACGCTGGCACCATGCCCTTGATCCTGCCTGGAAACTTCCGTCTGATCGACCGCCGCCTCTTCCTCTCCGGCGTAGCCGGTATCTCCGCCGCTGCCGCCCTGGCCACCGCCCCGGCCACCAGGGCGGACGCTGCCGCGACGCCGGCGCGGAGCAAGGATGATCCCTTCACGCTCGGCGTTGCATCCGGGGACCCCACGCCGTCCGGGGTGGTGCTGTGGACCCGCCTGGCCCCGAAACCGTTCGAGCCGGACGGCGGTATGCCCCCGGGCCACGCCGTCGTGGAGTGGCGTCTGGCCACCGACGCCGGGATGCGCAATGTTGTCCGGGACGGCAGTGCACACGCCCCGGCGCAGTTGGGGCACTCGGTCCACGTGGAGGTGGAGGGCCTGGAACCGGACAGCGAGTATTTCTACGAGTTCAAGTTCCGTAGCCACTGGTCCCCGGTGGGCCGAACCAAGACCCTGCCAGCCCCCGGGGCCGATGTGAGGCAGTTGGATTTCGCCTTCGCCTCCTGCCAGAAGTGGGATGACGGCTTCTTTCCGTCCTACCGCCACATGGCCGCAGAGGACCTGGACTTCGTGGTGCACCTGGGCGATTACGTCTACGAGTACGAGATCGGGGCCGACGGCGGGCTGCGCCGCACGCCAGTGCCCGCCGCCGCCCAGCCGGCCCCGCAGACGCTTGAGCAGTGGCGGGCCCGCTACGCCCTCTACAAGTCGGATCCCGACCTGCAGGCGGCGCACGCCCGGTTCCCGTTTATCGTCACCTGGGACGACCATGAGGTCAGCAATGACTACGCCGGAGGATGGGAAGGGCAAACCAAGGCCTTTACCGCCGTGCGGGCCGCGGCATACATGGCGTACTACGAGCACCAGCCCTTGCGGGCACGGTCGCTGCCCCAGGGCACGGACATGCAGCTTTACCGGCGGTTGCGGTACGGCCGTCTGGCGCAGCTGGACGTCCTGGATGGGCGGCAGTACCGTGACGCCCCGCCCTGCGGCTGGGGCGAAGCGCAGGCATGCGAAGCGGCCTACGACCCCGCCATCAGCATGCTCGGCCCGGAGCAGGAGCACTGGCTCTACGCCGGCCTGCGTGACTCGGACGTGCGGTGGAACATCCTCGGGAACAACGTTATGGTCTCCCGCCTCGACCATGACGGCGCCGCCGGTGAGCTGCTGTGGCACGACGCCTGGGATGGCTTTCCGGCGGCCCGCAAGAGGCTGCTGGATGTGGTCGCCGGGCCGGCCGTGCGCAACGCCGTGTTCGTCACGGGGGACTGGCACTCCACGTTCGTCAATGACGTCCACCTTGACTTCGACCGGCCGGACTCCCCGGTTGTCGCCACCGAGTTCGTCGGGACCTCCATCAGCACCAACGGCGACGTGCCAGTCTACGGGCCGTACTACGAGCCGATGATCGGGTTCAATCCGCACATCAAATTCTTCGACGGCGACAGGCGGGGCTACGTCCGTTGCCGGGTCACTCCGGAGCGCTGGCGCACGGAGCTTCGCATGGCCACGGGAGTGGGCAGCCGGACCGCAGGGCAGTACACGCATGCGGTGTTCGAGGTCGCGGACGGCACGCCGGGAGCGGTGCGGGTTTCCTAGCACCTACCCCCTCCGGCTACTCGTCCGGCCAGAACCGCTGCACGCCCTCCGCGGCCTGCCGCAGCTGTCCGCCGTCGAGCGTTACCGAACTCTCCTCCATGCCGAAATCGATCCACTGGGCCACCAAGCGCAGGTTGCCGGCGGGCGGAAGCGGCCAGAGCCAAAGGGTGCCGCTGCCCGCCAGCTCATCGGGCCCACCGCCGCCGCCACCGTTGTTCAGGACAAGGGTTGGCGGTTCCGGCTCGTCGTCGCTGCCCATAAACCCGTGGGGACCGCGGGCTCCCGTGCTTGCCTTGGATCCGTCGGCGAACTGGACGCCGAACATCAGCCCGGATAAGGGTACGGTGCCGCGGCGGAGGTGCATGCCCGGCTGGAAGAACAGTGCATGCTTGTCGGCCCAGTCATCCTCGTCTTCTTCGCCGCGGCGAATGATCCAGGACAGGCTGAAGGAGCAGCCGGTGGAGAACACCTCGGCACTTTTAACTGCCATGACCATCTCCGGGCTGTGGTGCAGGAACGAGCCCAGGTGGACAACGACCGGCAGTTCGTAGGCCGGTGGAGAGGCCCACGGAGGCGGGACGAACCTGGGGGTGGCCGGCCTTGGGCCGGACGCCGGGATGGGAAAGTCCTGGAAGAAGGTCACGGTCGTTCCTCGGGTTGCCGGCTGCGACCGACCAGCGGAACGGCGGCAGTGCCGCCCTGGATCCCCCAACCCGTCCTTGTCCGGCCAGTCTAGCCCTGCCGCGGCACTACGGCCGGGATCCATTCCCCAGGGTGTGCTGCGGGAGGGGACGGGAATCCCTGGCCCCTCCCGCAGTGACGGATTCCTACCGGCTCAGGGACGGGCCTCGAACACGAAGAGTTCGGTTCCGGCGGCTTCCTCGCCGTCGTCGGGGGCGGCGAACAGGCGCAGCACGCCGCCATCGGACTCCAGGGCAACAGGGTTGCGGGTCATCGAGTGCCCGGCGGTGGAGAACTTCTGGAACGGAACCTCGTGGACAATCTTTCCGTCGGAGAGGTCGGTCAGGGCGAGGCCGCCGAGCTCGAACGGTTTCCCGTCGGCAGTCTTGAGGCCGGTGACACCGGAGCAGAGCTGGTGCCCGGCGCCGGCATACTCGCAGTCCTGGTAGTCGATGAAGTGGCTGGGGTTTGCCTGGGTTCCCAGGAGCGCACCTTGGCTGTTCCAGGTGAACAGCTTGCGTGAACCCCAGCTGACGCCGCTGATTCGGTTGGTCTTGCGGTCGGCTACGACCCCGCCCACGTGGTCCGCCTGGCGGAACTGCTCCGTGACCTCGTAGGTGTCAGGATCGATTGTGTAGACGATTGAGCTGCTGTTGGGCCGGTATTCCGCGACCGGAACCCAGACGTTCTCACCGTCGAAG contains:
- a CDS encoding phosphodiester glycosidase family protein, whose product is MESPHKLPVKAAVAALVLGLPGAFLTTAGPSAASPSLPSGDAKALPAVELNLGAQDLPETRDVTELAPGLTRTSITRGTPNPSLFWTAEVAIPADSPDPDAPSSALSGEAQAQSVANAVTAAGVAARVEKVQSPQLAGAGGDLGYRVRAGQFATKDDGAATVARIKAAGYSSSVLYTGWDGDAGSTDQSRGQWKLEVLTIDPKQFKGELSSTFGSDLVNRETTSQLAATDGALAGMNGGYFVLDPKAGAPGDPAGTAVVNGEVLSEPVGDRPSLVIDGKKNESSIQRLGWRGSVTAAGGAPEDSVPPGGAPEDTGAGSAAKDAPLALDGINRVPGLIRNCGGTGDAPTVLPLHDYTCTDPDEVIAFTEDFGSATPSGPGLEVLLDSHGTVTAVSTTRGTAVPAGGRTLQATGADVATLGSLATVGARLDVDADLVSGDGKPLKTNASTDVVNGGPVLVSGGTENVTVKRDGMVRSGDNNSFYYGWVHKRNPRTIAGVDGQGRTLLVTADGRQTASLGLSIKEAADVARSLGMVDAINLDGGGSTTMAVGGQVVNRPSDASGERPVGDAILALPRRKD
- a CDS encoding alkaline phosphatase, coding for MPLILPGNFRLIDRRLFLSGVAGISAAAALATAPATRADAAATPARSKDDPFTLGVASGDPTPSGVVLWTRLAPKPFEPDGGMPPGHAVVEWRLATDAGMRNVVRDGSAHAPAQLGHSVHVEVEGLEPDSEYFYEFKFRSHWSPVGRTKTLPAPGADVRQLDFAFASCQKWDDGFFPSYRHMAAEDLDFVVHLGDYVYEYEIGADGGLRRTPVPAAAQPAPQTLEQWRARYALYKSDPDLQAAHARFPFIVTWDDHEVSNDYAGGWEGQTKAFTAVRAAAYMAYYEHQPLRARSLPQGTDMQLYRRLRYGRLAQLDVLDGRQYRDAPPCGWGEAQACEAAYDPAISMLGPEQEHWLYAGLRDSDVRWNILGNNVMVSRLDHDGAAGELLWHDAWDGFPAARKRLLDVVAGPAVRNAVFVTGDWHSTFVNDVHLDFDRPDSPVVATEFVGTSISTNGDVPVYGPYYEPMIGFNPHIKFFDGDRRGYVRCRVTPERWRTELRMATGVGSRTAGQYTHAVFEVADGTPGAVRVS
- a CDS encoding DUF6454 family protein; this encodes MKMNRVLAIAAVAAAALTAGTSAVATNGQTPKGLTAEAEAFTKVNRNTQWDQVQKLKLDFPTFHPQGMSLVGDKIFLSSVEILEPTVRYPSPVDGYDRTTGKGRGHVFVLDRQGKLLKDIVLGEDTVYHPGGTDFDGENVWVPVAEYRPNSSSIVYTIDPDTYEVTEQFRQADHVGGVVADRKTNRISGVSWGSRKLFTWNSQGALLGTQANPSHFIDYQDCEYAGAGHQLCSGVTGLKTADGKPFELGGLALTDLSDGKIVHEVPFQKFSTAGHSMTRNPVALESDGGVLRLFAAPDDGEEAAGTELFVFEARP